In one Candidatus Coatesbacteria bacterium genomic region, the following are encoded:
- a CDS encoding T9SS type A sorting domain-containing protein: ISTPVVNYLFAEYLCENYGSDDEVTDIVDNREVWIIPVVNPDGYQYVYDVYDMWRKNRRDNGYSYGVDLNRNYIYRWGWDDSGSSPNPSSDTYRGPSAGSEPELQTMMQFYADRDDSGNPVIKAINFHTHSQLVLYPWGYKDGTTPHNYIYAPTAALFASYNGYADMPSHGLYNTNGDATDWQYGSHLDDGYGDQLLSQPLFGYTFEMGTQFIVPYSTAEAQFNENLQPMLDLCKLAGDPEMVCALPGPNLHEMDQDADGDYLVEWDAPVPEHGVIEFYQLDELTGYQQITDGAEDGFDNWDNENFNRSTSNPHEGSYSFWSGDANNYSAKLTMANPIEIESGDALSYWTRYNIESGYDYAYVEASSDGVTWDQLASYSGNGSSWSEKSHSLSSYAGETISVRFRYKTDTNKHYGGIYFDEIHPVDTFDTCTTLADDITETEYQVTGRTPETYYYRVRAGNEFVWGGWSNIEAMEVVTTDAPIADLHYDWTDEGALVSWTPQEAVGGVNLYLESGGERERLNDNLLGAARTSYLVRSAETGDAVYLEVVTSDGEALEFGPLTIGERPEGVIRTTVEGSFPNPVRSTATVAYSVSAADAGEPLELAVYDLSGRRVATLASGSAVSGRHQVVWQADGVAAGLYLARLTVGETGATTRLVVSR; the protein is encoded by the coding sequence GATCTCGACCCCCGTGGTGAACTACCTGTTCGCCGAATACCTGTGCGAGAACTACGGCTCTGACGACGAGGTCACCGACATCGTCGACAACCGCGAGGTCTGGATCATCCCCGTGGTCAACCCCGACGGCTACCAGTACGTTTACGACGTCTACGACATGTGGCGCAAGAACCGCCGCGACAACGGCTACAGCTACGGCGTCGACCTCAACCGCAACTACATCTACCGCTGGGGCTGGGACGACTCCGGCTCGAGTCCCAACCCCTCCTCGGACACCTACCGCGGTCCCTCCGCCGGCAGCGAGCCCGAGCTCCAGACGATGATGCAGTTCTACGCCGACCGCGACGACAGCGGCAATCCGGTCATCAAGGCCATCAACTTCCACACCCACTCCCAGCTCGTGCTCTACCCCTGGGGCTACAAGGACGGTACTACGCCGCACAACTACATTTACGCCCCGACGGCCGCCCTGTTCGCCTCCTACAACGGCTACGCCGATATGCCCTCCCACGGACTCTACAACACCAACGGCGACGCCACCGACTGGCAGTACGGCAGCCACCTCGACGACGGCTACGGCGACCAGCTTCTCTCCCAGCCCCTGTTCGGCTACACCTTCGAGATGGGCACCCAGTTCATCGTGCCTTACTCCACCGCCGAGGCCCAGTTCAACGAGAACCTGCAGCCGATGCTCGACCTCTGCAAGCTGGCCGGCGACCCAGAGATGGTCTGCGCCCTGCCCGGACCCAACCTCCACGAGATGGATCAGGACGCCGACGGCGACTATCTGGTCGAGTGGGACGCCCCGGTGCCCGAGCACGGCGTGATCGAGTTCTACCAGCTCGACGAGCTGACCGGCTACCAGCAAATCACCGATGGCGCCGAGGACGGCTTCGACAACTGGGACAACGAGAACTTCAACCGCTCCACCAGCAACCCCCACGAGGGCTCCTACTCCTTCTGGAGCGGTGACGCCAACAACTACTCCGCCAAGCTGACCATGGCCAACCCCATCGAGATCGAGTCCGGCGACGCCCTGAGCTACTGGACCCGCTACAACATCGAATCCGGCTATGACTACGCCTACGTCGAGGCCTCCAGCGACGGCGTCACCTGGGACCAGCTGGCCTCCTACTCCGGCAACGGCTCCAGCTGGAGCGAAAAGAGCCACTCCCTCTCCAGCTACGCCGGCGAGACCATCAGCGTCCGCTTCCGCTACAAGACCGACACCAATAAACACTACGGTGGGATCTACTTCGACGAGATCCATCCCGTCGACACCTTCGACACCTGCACCACCCTGGCCGACGACATCACCGAGACCGAGTACCAGGTCACCGGCCGCACCCCAGAAACCTACTACTACCGGGTCCGCGCCGGTAATGAATTCGTCTGGGGCGGCTGGAGCAACATCGAAGCCATGGAGGTCGTCACCACGGACGCCCCCATCGCCGACCTGCATTACGACTGGACCGACGAGGGCGCCCTCGTCTCCTGGACCCCCCAGGAGGCCGTCGGCGGCGTCAACCTCTACCTGGAAAGCGGCGGTGAGCGCGAGCGCCTCAACGACAACCTGCTCGGCGCCGCCCGCACCAGCTACCTCGTCCGCTCCGCCGAGACCGGCGACGCCGTCTACCTCGAGGTCGTCACCAGCGACGGCGAGGCCCTCGAGTTCGGCCCGCTGACCATCGGTGAACGCCCCGAGGGCGTCATCCGCACCACCGTCGAGGGCTCCTTCCCCAACCCCGTGCGCTCGACGGCCACCGTGGCCTACAGCGTCAGCGCCGCCGACGCCGGCGAGCCCCTCGAGCTGGCCGTCTACGACCTCTCCGGCCGCCGCGTGGCCACCCTGGCCTCGGGTAGCGCCGTCAGCGGGCGTCACCAGGTCGTCTGGCAGGCCGACGGCGTCGCCGCGGGCCTCTACCTCGCCCGCCTGACCGTCGGCGAGACCGGCGCCACCACCCGCCTGGTCGTCAGCCGCTAG